In the Candidatus Nezhaarchaeota archaeon genome, one interval contains:
- a CDS encoding ARMT1-like domain-containing protein, whose translation MVKVEPICAACLIHRGVEEAELATRENLVKMEVVRKLVELLREKFTAEAVPAKLGTERDRVVRTVTGSLDPYRELKRLSNEEALKILPTARKKIEESAPGVEAFKTACLIATAANAFEFGVLGYKFSVEEAGKLLQEARLTINDTEEAYNYVKPKNKVLYLADNAGEIGFDSLLIEVLKNNNVEVRLVVKGAPILNDALVEDAVFFNLDKLVDEVLTTPSDEVGLDPSTMTEALRRAYFDSDLVIAKGMGHYETLTEHKATVPTLHLLKAKCKPIAKSLDVEVGSLVAKLRRS comes from the coding sequence ATGGTTAAAGTGGAGCCCATTTGCGCAGCTTGCTTAATACATAGAGGGGTAGAGGAAGCAGAGCTAGCTACTCGAGAGAACTTAGTTAAAATGGAGGTAGTCAGGAAGCTGGTTGAGCTACTTAGAGAGAAATTTACGGCTGAAGCCGTCCCAGCAAAATTGGGAACTGAGAGAGACCGAGTAGTAAGGACAGTCACAGGGAGTCTAGACCCCTACAGAGAGCTTAAACGCCTAAGCAACGAAGAAGCCCTCAAGATACTTCCCACAGCCAGGAAGAAGATTGAAGAAAGCGCGCCTGGAGTAGAGGCCTTTAAGACGGCCTGCCTCATAGCGACGGCTGCTAATGCCTTTGAGTTTGGAGTCCTAGGCTACAAGTTCAGCGTTGAGGAGGCTGGGAAGCTTCTTCAAGAAGCTAGGCTAACGATCAACGACACTGAGGAGGCTTACAACTATGTTAAGCCGAAGAATAAGGTGCTCTACTTAGCAGACAACGCGGGGGAAATAGGCTTCGACTCGTTGCTAATAGAGGTGCTCAAGAATAACAACGTCGAGGTGAGGCTGGTGGTTAAAGGAGCCCCGATCTTAAACGACGCTCTCGTAGAGGACGCTGTGTTCTTTAACCTAGATAAGCTAGTTGACGAAGTCCTCACAACACCCAGCGACGAAGTAGGGCTAGACCCCTCAACAATGACTGAGGCGCTGCGAAGAGCCTACTTCGACTCTGACCTAGTAATAGCTAAGGGCATGGGCCACTACGAGACCTTGACGGAGCACAAGGCCACGGTGCCCACACTACACTTACTTAAGGCTAAGTGTAAGCCTATAGCTAAGAGTCTAGACGTTGAAGTAGGATCGCTAGTAGCGAAGCTAAGGAGAAGCTAG